From Haemorhous mexicanus isolate bHaeMex1 chromosome 1, bHaeMex1.pri, whole genome shotgun sequence, one genomic window encodes:
- the EPC1 gene encoding enhancer of polycomb homolog 1 isoform X2, which yields MSKLSFRARALDASKPLPVFRCEDLPDLAEYASINRAVPQMPTGMEKEEESEHHLQRAISAQQVYGEKRDNMVIPVPEAESNIAYYESIYPGEFKMPKQLIHIQPFSLDAEQPDYDLDSEDEIFVNKLKKRMDISPLQFEEMIDRLEKGSGQQPVSLQEAKLLLKEDDELIREVYEYWIKKRKNCRGPSLIPAVKQEKRDGSSTNDPYVAFRRRTEKMQTRKNRKNDEASYEKMLKLRRDLSRAVTILEMIKRREKSKRELLHLTLEIMEKRYNLGDYSGEIMSEVMAQRQPLKPTYAIPLIPVTNSSSFKHQEAMELKEYKVKQDKPDVIRPKRKYEKKPKVLPSSAAAAPQQTNPAALPVFNAKDLNQYDFPSSDDEPLSQVLSGSSEAEEENDPDGPFAFRRKAGCQYYAPHLDQPGNWPWSSPKEGRLGDVRYRYCLTTLTVPQRCIGFARRRVGRGGRVLLDRAHSDYDSAFHHLDLESFSSSQHSSISQFANTSETNTSDKSFSKDLSQILVNIKSCRWRHFRPRTPSLHDSDNDELSCRKLYRGLNRTGTAQPGTQTCSTSIQSKSSSGSAHIAFTAEQYQQHQQQLALMQKQQLAQIHQQQANSNSSANTSQNLETNQQESGFRLNLHHSHSVKCLEGTLQGFVSKTLDSVSAQFAASALVTSEQLMGFKMKDDVVLGIGVNGILQASGVYKGLHLSSTTPTALVHTSSSSTAGSALLQPSNITQTSSSHSALSHQVTAANSATTQVLIGNNIRLTVPSSVATVNSITTLNARHIPRTLSAVPSSALKLAAATNCQVPKVPASSSVDAVPRENHETEKPALNNIADNTVAMEVT from the exons gaaCATCATTTGCAGCGGGCTATCTCAGCACAACAAGTCTATGGAGAGAAGAGGGATAACATGGTTATACCGGTTCCAGAAGCAGAAAGTAATATTGCGTACTATGAATCTATATATCCTGGAGAATTTAAAATGCCAAAGCAGCTGATTCACATACAGC CTTTTAGTTTGGATGCTGAGCAGCCAGATTATGACTTGGATTCGGAAGATGAGATCTTTGTGAATAAGTTGAAGAAAAGAATGGACATCTCTCCTTTGCAATTTGAGGAGATGATAGACAGACTAGAAAAGGGCAGCGGTCAGCAG CCAGTCAGCCTGCAAGAGGCCAAGCTGTTGCTGAAGGAAGATGATGAATTGATCAGAGAAGTATATGAGTACTGgattaaaaagaggaaaaattgtCGAGGTCCTTCACTTATTCCAGCAGTGAAGCAGGAAAAACGAGATGGCTCCAGCACAAATGACCCCTATGTTGCTTTTAGAAGACGAACAGAAAAGATGCAGACACGAAAA AATCGAAAAAATGATGAAGCTTCTTATGAGAAGATGCTGAAGCTGCGGCGAGATCTGAGTCGTGCAGTAACCATCCTGGAGATGataaaaaggagggaaaaaagcaagagagagTTGCTGCATTTAACACTGGAAATTATGGAAAAGAG GTATAATTTGGGTGACTACAGTGGAGAAATCATGTCTGAAGTCATGGCACAGCGGCAGCCGCTTAAACCCACCTATGCTATTCCCCTTATTCCTGTGACTAACAGCAGTTCTTTTAAACACCAAGAAGCTATGGAACTGAAAGAATATAAAGTTAAA CAAGATAAACCTGATGTTATTAGACCCAAAAGAAAGTATGAGAAGAAACCAAAAGTCTTACCTTCatccgctgctgctgctcctcaacAGACAAATCCTGCTGCACTGCCAGTCTTTAATGCTAAAGATTTGAATCAGTATGATTTTCCTAGCTCAGATGATGAACCTCTTTCCCAG GTTTTGTCTGGTTCTTCGGAGgctgaggaagaaaatgatCCCGATGGTCCTTTCGCCTTCCGTAGGAAAGCAGGCTGTCAGTACTACGCT ccTCATTTAGACCAACCTGGCAACTGGCCCTGGAGTAGCCCTAAGGAGGGAAGATTAGGAGATGTGCGTTACAGATACTGCTTAACCACCCTCACAGTCCCCCAGAGGTGTATTGGGTTTGCACGAAGGCGGGTTGGCCGTGGTGGAAG GGTGCTACTAGACAGAGCGCATTCGGACTACGATAGTGCATTTCATCATCTGGATTTGGAAAGCTTTTCCTCATCGCAACACTCTTCAATCAGTCAATTTGCCAATACCTCAGAAACAAATACCTCGGACAAATCTTTCTCAAAAGACCTCAGTCAGATACTAGTCAATATCAAATCATGTAGATGGCGGCATTTTAGGCCTCGGACACCATCCCTacatgacagtgacaatgaTGAACTCTCCTGTAGGAAGTTATACAGGGGTTTAAATCGAACAGGCACAGCACAACCCGGGACCCAGACATGCAGTACCTCTATACAAAGTAAAAGTAGCAGTGGTTCAGCACATATTG CATTTACAGCCGAACAATACCAGCAACATCAACAGCAACTGGCACTaatgcagaaacagcagcttgCACAAATTCATCAACAGCAAGCAAATAGTAATTCCTCTGCCAACACATCACAG AACCTTGAAACTAACCAACAGGAAAGTGGCTTTCGCCTGAATCTACATCATAGCCATTCTGTAAAGTGTTTAGAAGGGACACTGCAG GGTTTTGTTTCCAAGACACTGGATTCTGTTAGTGCTCAATTTGCTGCTTCAGCTTTGGTTACATCAGAACAGCTGATGGGATTCAAAATGAAGGATGATGTGGTGCTTGGAATTGGGGTGAATGGCATTCTTCAGGCCTCAG gAGTGTACAAGGGCTTACACCTCAGTAGTACTACACCTACAGCACTTGTCCATACAAGTTCATCGTCAACAGCAGGTTCAGCCTTGTTACAGCCTTCAAATATAACGCAGACTTCAAGTTCCCACAGTGCACTGAGTCACCAAGTAACTGCTGCCAATTCTGCAACAACTCAGGTTCTGATTGGGAACAACATTCGATTAACTGTACCCTCATCAGTTGCCACTGTAAACTCCATTACCACCCTCAATGCCCGGCATATACCTAGGACTTTAAGTGCTGTTCCATCATCTGCCTTAAAGCTGGCTGCAGCAACAAATTGTCAGGTGCCCAAGGTTCCAGCTTCATCCTCTGTGGATGCAGTACCGAG GGAAAACCATGAAACAGAGAAGCCAGCACTGAACAATATAGCGGACAATACAGTAGCAATGGAGGTGACGTAG
- the EPC1 gene encoding enhancer of polycomb homolog 1 isoform X1: MSKLSFRARALDASKPLPVFRCEDLPDLAEYASINRAVPQMPTGMEKEEESEHHLQRAISAQQVYGEKRDNMVIPVPEAESNIAYYESIYPGEFKMPKQLIHIQPFSLDAEQPDYDLDSEDEIFVNKLKKRMDISPLQFEEMIDRLEKGSGQQPVSLQEAKLLLKEDDELIREVYEYWIKKRKNCRGPSLIPAVKQEKRDGSSTNDPYVAFRRRTEKMQTRKNRKNDEASYEKMLKLRRDLSRAVTILEMIKRREKSKRELLHLTLEIMEKRYNLGDYSGEIMSEVMAQRQPLKPTYAIPLIPVTNSSSFKHQEAMELKEYKVKQDKPDVIRPKRKYEKKPKVLPSSAAAAPQQTNPAALPVFNAKDLNQYDFPSSDDEPLSQVLSGSSEAEEENDPDGPFAFRRKAGCQYYAPHLDQPGNWPWSSPKEGRLGDVRYRYCLTTLTVPQRCIGFARRRVGRGGRVLLDRAHSDYDSAFHHLDLESFSSSQHSSISQFANTSETNTSDKSFSKDLSQILVNIKSCRWRHFRPRTPSLHDSDNDELSCRKLYRGLNRTGTAQPGTQTCSTSIQSKSSSGSAHIESETSLGLVHHILNHTDGSKSLQSSEFTAFTAEQYQQHQQQLALMQKQQLAQIHQQQANSNSSANTSQNLETNQQESGFRLNLHHSHSVKCLEGTLQGFVSKTLDSVSAQFAASALVTSEQLMGFKMKDDVVLGIGVNGILQASGVYKGLHLSSTTPTALVHTSSSSTAGSALLQPSNITQTSSSHSALSHQVTAANSATTQVLIGNNIRLTVPSSVATVNSITTLNARHIPRTLSAVPSSALKLAAATNCQVPKVPASSSVDAVPRENHETEKPALNNIADNTVAMEVT; encoded by the exons gaaCATCATTTGCAGCGGGCTATCTCAGCACAACAAGTCTATGGAGAGAAGAGGGATAACATGGTTATACCGGTTCCAGAAGCAGAAAGTAATATTGCGTACTATGAATCTATATATCCTGGAGAATTTAAAATGCCAAAGCAGCTGATTCACATACAGC CTTTTAGTTTGGATGCTGAGCAGCCAGATTATGACTTGGATTCGGAAGATGAGATCTTTGTGAATAAGTTGAAGAAAAGAATGGACATCTCTCCTTTGCAATTTGAGGAGATGATAGACAGACTAGAAAAGGGCAGCGGTCAGCAG CCAGTCAGCCTGCAAGAGGCCAAGCTGTTGCTGAAGGAAGATGATGAATTGATCAGAGAAGTATATGAGTACTGgattaaaaagaggaaaaattgtCGAGGTCCTTCACTTATTCCAGCAGTGAAGCAGGAAAAACGAGATGGCTCCAGCACAAATGACCCCTATGTTGCTTTTAGAAGACGAACAGAAAAGATGCAGACACGAAAA AATCGAAAAAATGATGAAGCTTCTTATGAGAAGATGCTGAAGCTGCGGCGAGATCTGAGTCGTGCAGTAACCATCCTGGAGATGataaaaaggagggaaaaaagcaagagagagTTGCTGCATTTAACACTGGAAATTATGGAAAAGAG GTATAATTTGGGTGACTACAGTGGAGAAATCATGTCTGAAGTCATGGCACAGCGGCAGCCGCTTAAACCCACCTATGCTATTCCCCTTATTCCTGTGACTAACAGCAGTTCTTTTAAACACCAAGAAGCTATGGAACTGAAAGAATATAAAGTTAAA CAAGATAAACCTGATGTTATTAGACCCAAAAGAAAGTATGAGAAGAAACCAAAAGTCTTACCTTCatccgctgctgctgctcctcaacAGACAAATCCTGCTGCACTGCCAGTCTTTAATGCTAAAGATTTGAATCAGTATGATTTTCCTAGCTCAGATGATGAACCTCTTTCCCAG GTTTTGTCTGGTTCTTCGGAGgctgaggaagaaaatgatCCCGATGGTCCTTTCGCCTTCCGTAGGAAAGCAGGCTGTCAGTACTACGCT ccTCATTTAGACCAACCTGGCAACTGGCCCTGGAGTAGCCCTAAGGAGGGAAGATTAGGAGATGTGCGTTACAGATACTGCTTAACCACCCTCACAGTCCCCCAGAGGTGTATTGGGTTTGCACGAAGGCGGGTTGGCCGTGGTGGAAG GGTGCTACTAGACAGAGCGCATTCGGACTACGATAGTGCATTTCATCATCTGGATTTGGAAAGCTTTTCCTCATCGCAACACTCTTCAATCAGTCAATTTGCCAATACCTCAGAAACAAATACCTCGGACAAATCTTTCTCAAAAGACCTCAGTCAGATACTAGTCAATATCAAATCATGTAGATGGCGGCATTTTAGGCCTCGGACACCATCCCTacatgacagtgacaatgaTGAACTCTCCTGTAGGAAGTTATACAGGGGTTTAAATCGAACAGGCACAGCACAACCCGGGACCCAGACATGCAGTACCTCTATACAAAGTAAAAGTAGCAGTGGTTCAGCACATATTG AAAGTGAAACATCTTTGGGCCTGGTGCATCACATACTAAATCACACTGATGGCTCTAAGTCTCTCCAATCTTCTGAATTCACTG CATTTACAGCCGAACAATACCAGCAACATCAACAGCAACTGGCACTaatgcagaaacagcagcttgCACAAATTCATCAACAGCAAGCAAATAGTAATTCCTCTGCCAACACATCACAG AACCTTGAAACTAACCAACAGGAAAGTGGCTTTCGCCTGAATCTACATCATAGCCATTCTGTAAAGTGTTTAGAAGGGACACTGCAG GGTTTTGTTTCCAAGACACTGGATTCTGTTAGTGCTCAATTTGCTGCTTCAGCTTTGGTTACATCAGAACAGCTGATGGGATTCAAAATGAAGGATGATGTGGTGCTTGGAATTGGGGTGAATGGCATTCTTCAGGCCTCAG gAGTGTACAAGGGCTTACACCTCAGTAGTACTACACCTACAGCACTTGTCCATACAAGTTCATCGTCAACAGCAGGTTCAGCCTTGTTACAGCCTTCAAATATAACGCAGACTTCAAGTTCCCACAGTGCACTGAGTCACCAAGTAACTGCTGCCAATTCTGCAACAACTCAGGTTCTGATTGGGAACAACATTCGATTAACTGTACCCTCATCAGTTGCCACTGTAAACTCCATTACCACCCTCAATGCCCGGCATATACCTAGGACTTTAAGTGCTGTTCCATCATCTGCCTTAAAGCTGGCTGCAGCAACAAATTGTCAGGTGCCCAAGGTTCCAGCTTCATCCTCTGTGGATGCAGTACCGAG GGAAAACCATGAAACAGAGAAGCCAGCACTGAACAATATAGCGGACAATACAGTAGCAATGGAGGTGACGTAG
- the EPC1 gene encoding enhancer of polycomb homolog 1 isoform X3 produces MSKLSFRARALDASKPLPVFRCEDLPDLAEYASINRAVPQMPTGMEKEEESEHHLQRAISAQQVYGEKRDNMVIPVPEAESNIAYYESIYPGEFKMPKQLIHIQPFSLDAEQPDYDLDSEDEIFVNKLKKRMDISPLQFEEMIDRLEKGSGQQPVSLQEAKLLLKEDDELIREVYEYWIKKRKNCRGPSLIPAVKQEKRDGSSTNDPYVAFRRRTEKMQTRKNRKNDEASYEKMLKLRRDLSRAVTILEMIKRREKSKRELLHLTLEIMEKRYNLGDYSGEIMSEVMAQRQPLKPTYAIPLIPVTNSSSFKHQEAMELKEYKVKQDKPDVIRPKRKYEKKPKVLPSSAAAAPQQTNPAALPVFNAKDLNQYDFPSSDDEPLSQVLSGSSEAEEENDPDGPFAFRRKAGCQYYAPHLDQPGNWPWSSPKEGRLGDVRYRYCLTTLTVPQRCIGFARRRVGRGGRVLLDRAHSDYDSAFHHLDLESFSSSQHSSISQFANTSETNTSDKSFSKDLSQILVNIKSCRWRHFRPRTPSLHDSDNDELSCRKLYRGLNRTGTAQPGTQTCSTSIQSKSSSGSAHIESETSLGLVHHILNHTDGSKSLQSSEFTAFTAEQYQQHQQQLALMQKQQLAQIHQQQANSNSSANTSQGFVSKTLDSVSAQFAASALVTSEQLMGFKMKDDVVLGIGVNGILQASGVYKGLHLSSTTPTALVHTSSSSTAGSALLQPSNITQTSSSHSALSHQVTAANSATTQVLIGNNIRLTVPSSVATVNSITTLNARHIPRTLSAVPSSALKLAAATNCQVPKVPASSSVDAVPRENHETEKPALNNIADNTVAMEVT; encoded by the exons gaaCATCATTTGCAGCGGGCTATCTCAGCACAACAAGTCTATGGAGAGAAGAGGGATAACATGGTTATACCGGTTCCAGAAGCAGAAAGTAATATTGCGTACTATGAATCTATATATCCTGGAGAATTTAAAATGCCAAAGCAGCTGATTCACATACAGC CTTTTAGTTTGGATGCTGAGCAGCCAGATTATGACTTGGATTCGGAAGATGAGATCTTTGTGAATAAGTTGAAGAAAAGAATGGACATCTCTCCTTTGCAATTTGAGGAGATGATAGACAGACTAGAAAAGGGCAGCGGTCAGCAG CCAGTCAGCCTGCAAGAGGCCAAGCTGTTGCTGAAGGAAGATGATGAATTGATCAGAGAAGTATATGAGTACTGgattaaaaagaggaaaaattgtCGAGGTCCTTCACTTATTCCAGCAGTGAAGCAGGAAAAACGAGATGGCTCCAGCACAAATGACCCCTATGTTGCTTTTAGAAGACGAACAGAAAAGATGCAGACACGAAAA AATCGAAAAAATGATGAAGCTTCTTATGAGAAGATGCTGAAGCTGCGGCGAGATCTGAGTCGTGCAGTAACCATCCTGGAGATGataaaaaggagggaaaaaagcaagagagagTTGCTGCATTTAACACTGGAAATTATGGAAAAGAG GTATAATTTGGGTGACTACAGTGGAGAAATCATGTCTGAAGTCATGGCACAGCGGCAGCCGCTTAAACCCACCTATGCTATTCCCCTTATTCCTGTGACTAACAGCAGTTCTTTTAAACACCAAGAAGCTATGGAACTGAAAGAATATAAAGTTAAA CAAGATAAACCTGATGTTATTAGACCCAAAAGAAAGTATGAGAAGAAACCAAAAGTCTTACCTTCatccgctgctgctgctcctcaacAGACAAATCCTGCTGCACTGCCAGTCTTTAATGCTAAAGATTTGAATCAGTATGATTTTCCTAGCTCAGATGATGAACCTCTTTCCCAG GTTTTGTCTGGTTCTTCGGAGgctgaggaagaaaatgatCCCGATGGTCCTTTCGCCTTCCGTAGGAAAGCAGGCTGTCAGTACTACGCT ccTCATTTAGACCAACCTGGCAACTGGCCCTGGAGTAGCCCTAAGGAGGGAAGATTAGGAGATGTGCGTTACAGATACTGCTTAACCACCCTCACAGTCCCCCAGAGGTGTATTGGGTTTGCACGAAGGCGGGTTGGCCGTGGTGGAAG GGTGCTACTAGACAGAGCGCATTCGGACTACGATAGTGCATTTCATCATCTGGATTTGGAAAGCTTTTCCTCATCGCAACACTCTTCAATCAGTCAATTTGCCAATACCTCAGAAACAAATACCTCGGACAAATCTTTCTCAAAAGACCTCAGTCAGATACTAGTCAATATCAAATCATGTAGATGGCGGCATTTTAGGCCTCGGACACCATCCCTacatgacagtgacaatgaTGAACTCTCCTGTAGGAAGTTATACAGGGGTTTAAATCGAACAGGCACAGCACAACCCGGGACCCAGACATGCAGTACCTCTATACAAAGTAAAAGTAGCAGTGGTTCAGCACATATTG AAAGTGAAACATCTTTGGGCCTGGTGCATCACATACTAAATCACACTGATGGCTCTAAGTCTCTCCAATCTTCTGAATTCACTG CATTTACAGCCGAACAATACCAGCAACATCAACAGCAACTGGCACTaatgcagaaacagcagcttgCACAAATTCATCAACAGCAAGCAAATAGTAATTCCTCTGCCAACACATCACAG GGTTTTGTTTCCAAGACACTGGATTCTGTTAGTGCTCAATTTGCTGCTTCAGCTTTGGTTACATCAGAACAGCTGATGGGATTCAAAATGAAGGATGATGTGGTGCTTGGAATTGGGGTGAATGGCATTCTTCAGGCCTCAG gAGTGTACAAGGGCTTACACCTCAGTAGTACTACACCTACAGCACTTGTCCATACAAGTTCATCGTCAACAGCAGGTTCAGCCTTGTTACAGCCTTCAAATATAACGCAGACTTCAAGTTCCCACAGTGCACTGAGTCACCAAGTAACTGCTGCCAATTCTGCAACAACTCAGGTTCTGATTGGGAACAACATTCGATTAACTGTACCCTCATCAGTTGCCACTGTAAACTCCATTACCACCCTCAATGCCCGGCATATACCTAGGACTTTAAGTGCTGTTCCATCATCTGCCTTAAAGCTGGCTGCAGCAACAAATTGTCAGGTGCCCAAGGTTCCAGCTTCATCCTCTGTGGATGCAGTACCGAG GGAAAACCATGAAACAGAGAAGCCAGCACTGAACAATATAGCGGACAATACAGTAGCAATGGAGGTGACGTAG
- the EPC1 gene encoding enhancer of polycomb homolog 1 isoform X4, whose translation MSKLSFRARALDASKPLPVFRCEDLPDLAEYASINRAVPQMPTGMEKEEESEHHLQRAISAQQVYGEKRDNMVIPVPEAESNIAYYESIYPGEFKMPKQLIHIQPFSLDAEQPDYDLDSEDEIFVNKLKKRMDISPLQFEEMIDRLEKGSGQQPVSLQEAKLLLKEDDELIREVYEYWIKKRKNCRGPSLIPAVKQEKRDGSSTNDPYVAFRRRTEKMQTRKNRKNDEASYEKMLKLRRDLSRAVTILEMIKRREKSKRELLHLTLEIMEKRYNLGDYSGEIMSEVMAQRQPLKPTYAIPLIPVTNSSSFKHQEAMELKEYKVKQDKPDVIRPKRKYEKKPKVLPSSAAAAPQQTNPAALPVFNAKDLNQYDFPSSDDEPLSQVLSGSSEAEEENDPDGPFAFRRKAGCQYYAPHLDQPGNWPWSSPKEGRLGDVRYRYCLTTLTVPQRCIGFARRRVGRGGRVLLDRAHSDYDSAFHHLDLESFSSSQHSSISQFANTSETNTSDKSFSKDLSQILVNIKSCRWRHFRPRTPSLHDSDNDELSCRKLYRGLNRTGTAQPGTQTCSTSIQSKSSSGSAHIAFTAEQYQQHQQQLALMQKQQLAQIHQQQANSNSSANTSQGFVSKTLDSVSAQFAASALVTSEQLMGFKMKDDVVLGIGVNGILQASGVYKGLHLSSTTPTALVHTSSSSTAGSALLQPSNITQTSSSHSALSHQVTAANSATTQVLIGNNIRLTVPSSVATVNSITTLNARHIPRTLSAVPSSALKLAAATNCQVPKVPASSSVDAVPRENHETEKPALNNIADNTVAMEVT comes from the exons gaaCATCATTTGCAGCGGGCTATCTCAGCACAACAAGTCTATGGAGAGAAGAGGGATAACATGGTTATACCGGTTCCAGAAGCAGAAAGTAATATTGCGTACTATGAATCTATATATCCTGGAGAATTTAAAATGCCAAAGCAGCTGATTCACATACAGC CTTTTAGTTTGGATGCTGAGCAGCCAGATTATGACTTGGATTCGGAAGATGAGATCTTTGTGAATAAGTTGAAGAAAAGAATGGACATCTCTCCTTTGCAATTTGAGGAGATGATAGACAGACTAGAAAAGGGCAGCGGTCAGCAG CCAGTCAGCCTGCAAGAGGCCAAGCTGTTGCTGAAGGAAGATGATGAATTGATCAGAGAAGTATATGAGTACTGgattaaaaagaggaaaaattgtCGAGGTCCTTCACTTATTCCAGCAGTGAAGCAGGAAAAACGAGATGGCTCCAGCACAAATGACCCCTATGTTGCTTTTAGAAGACGAACAGAAAAGATGCAGACACGAAAA AATCGAAAAAATGATGAAGCTTCTTATGAGAAGATGCTGAAGCTGCGGCGAGATCTGAGTCGTGCAGTAACCATCCTGGAGATGataaaaaggagggaaaaaagcaagagagagTTGCTGCATTTAACACTGGAAATTATGGAAAAGAG GTATAATTTGGGTGACTACAGTGGAGAAATCATGTCTGAAGTCATGGCACAGCGGCAGCCGCTTAAACCCACCTATGCTATTCCCCTTATTCCTGTGACTAACAGCAGTTCTTTTAAACACCAAGAAGCTATGGAACTGAAAGAATATAAAGTTAAA CAAGATAAACCTGATGTTATTAGACCCAAAAGAAAGTATGAGAAGAAACCAAAAGTCTTACCTTCatccgctgctgctgctcctcaacAGACAAATCCTGCTGCACTGCCAGTCTTTAATGCTAAAGATTTGAATCAGTATGATTTTCCTAGCTCAGATGATGAACCTCTTTCCCAG GTTTTGTCTGGTTCTTCGGAGgctgaggaagaaaatgatCCCGATGGTCCTTTCGCCTTCCGTAGGAAAGCAGGCTGTCAGTACTACGCT ccTCATTTAGACCAACCTGGCAACTGGCCCTGGAGTAGCCCTAAGGAGGGAAGATTAGGAGATGTGCGTTACAGATACTGCTTAACCACCCTCACAGTCCCCCAGAGGTGTATTGGGTTTGCACGAAGGCGGGTTGGCCGTGGTGGAAG GGTGCTACTAGACAGAGCGCATTCGGACTACGATAGTGCATTTCATCATCTGGATTTGGAAAGCTTTTCCTCATCGCAACACTCTTCAATCAGTCAATTTGCCAATACCTCAGAAACAAATACCTCGGACAAATCTTTCTCAAAAGACCTCAGTCAGATACTAGTCAATATCAAATCATGTAGATGGCGGCATTTTAGGCCTCGGACACCATCCCTacatgacagtgacaatgaTGAACTCTCCTGTAGGAAGTTATACAGGGGTTTAAATCGAACAGGCACAGCACAACCCGGGACCCAGACATGCAGTACCTCTATACAAAGTAAAAGTAGCAGTGGTTCAGCACATATTG CATTTACAGCCGAACAATACCAGCAACATCAACAGCAACTGGCACTaatgcagaaacagcagcttgCACAAATTCATCAACAGCAAGCAAATAGTAATTCCTCTGCCAACACATCACAG GGTTTTGTTTCCAAGACACTGGATTCTGTTAGTGCTCAATTTGCTGCTTCAGCTTTGGTTACATCAGAACAGCTGATGGGATTCAAAATGAAGGATGATGTGGTGCTTGGAATTGGGGTGAATGGCATTCTTCAGGCCTCAG gAGTGTACAAGGGCTTACACCTCAGTAGTACTACACCTACAGCACTTGTCCATACAAGTTCATCGTCAACAGCAGGTTCAGCCTTGTTACAGCCTTCAAATATAACGCAGACTTCAAGTTCCCACAGTGCACTGAGTCACCAAGTAACTGCTGCCAATTCTGCAACAACTCAGGTTCTGATTGGGAACAACATTCGATTAACTGTACCCTCATCAGTTGCCACTGTAAACTCCATTACCACCCTCAATGCCCGGCATATACCTAGGACTTTAAGTGCTGTTCCATCATCTGCCTTAAAGCTGGCTGCAGCAACAAATTGTCAGGTGCCCAAGGTTCCAGCTTCATCCTCTGTGGATGCAGTACCGAG GGAAAACCATGAAACAGAGAAGCCAGCACTGAACAATATAGCGGACAATACAGTAGCAATGGAGGTGACGTAG